The genomic region CCCGACCTTCGTCATGCTGCAGCGGATCGCCGGCTATTTCAATATCATCTGGGACGAGGCCGAGGAGTTGTTCATGCTGGCGCGTGGTTCCGACCCGCGTGTCGTGATCGACACGGCGGGAATGGCGCCACATTATACCGCGCTCGCCAATCGCCTTGCCGGACAATTTCGCTTTCTCGACCGGGATGCTGTAGAAGCGCTGGAGGCCATCCTCGAAAAGGCTCGGAAAACTGGCTGAAATCAGCCTTAATCCCCTGCTTTATAGGTCTTTTCGGGGCCATGTATTTGGCATTGACTATGAAATACCTCTATAGTCCGGGGAGGAAAAACGATGATTCGCAAGGATCGTCGCGCCCTGCGACAACACGAAAGACTTCAAGCCATGACCGATATCCCCGCGACCGAAAATGCCGCCAATGCTGAATATGGCGCTGACTCCATCAAGGTCCTGAAAGGCCTCGATGCCGTGCGCAAGCGGCCCGGCATGTATATCGGCGACACGGATGATGGATCCGGCCTGCATCACATGGTCTACGAAGTCGTCGACAACGCCATCGACGAAGCGCTCGGCGGCCACGCCGACCTCGTGACGGTGACGCTCAACGCCGACGGCTCCGTGACGGTGACCGATAACGGTCGTGGTATTCCGACGGATATCCACACCGGCGAGGGCATATCCGCTGCTGAAGTGATCATGACCCAGCTGCACGCCGGCGGCAAATTCGACCAGAATTCCTACAAGGTATCAGGCGGTCTGCATGGCGTCGGTGTCTCTGTCGTCAACGCGCTGTCGGTCTGGCTCAAGCTGCGCATCAAGCGCCAGGGCAAGATCCACGAGATCAGCTTCACCCACGGCGTCGCCGACGCACCGCTGGTGACGCTTGGCGACAGCGGCGGCGAAACCGGCACGGAAGTCACTTTCCAGCCCAGCACCGAAACCTTCACGATGATCGAGTTCGACTTCTCGACGCTGGAGCACCGGCTGCGCGAACTCGCCTTCCTCAATTCCGGCGTCCGCATTCTGCTCACCGACAAGCGTCATTCCGACGTCAAGCAGGTGGAAATGCTCTATGACGGCGGCCTCGAAGCCTTCGTCGTTTACCTCGACCGCGCCAAGAAGCCGCTGGTCGACAAGCCCGTTGCCATCCGTGGCGAAAAGGACGGCATCGTGGTCGAAGTGGCGATGTGGTGGAACGACAGTTACCACGAGAACGTACTCTGCTTTACCAACAACATCCCGCAGCGCGACGGCGGCACCCATATGGCCGGTTTCCGTGGCGCCCTGACCCGTCAGATCACCTCCTACGGCGAGACCTCGGGCATCAGCAAGCGCGAGAAGGTGACGCTTACGGCAGACGACTGCCGCGAAGGCCTGACGGCCGTGCTGTCGGTGAAAGTGCCGGATCCGAAATTCTCGTCGCAGACCAAGGACAAACTGGTTTCATCGGAAGTTCGCCCGGTGGTCGAAAGTCTTGTCAACGAGGCGCTCGGCACTTGGCTCGAAGAACATCCGACCGAGGCCAAGATCCTGATTGGCAAGGTTGCGGAAGCCGCAATGGCCCGCGAAGCCGCCAAGAAGGCCCGCGAACTCACGCGCCGCAAGGGCGCCCTCGACATCGCCTCGCTGCCGGGCAAGCTCGCCGACTGCTCCGAGCGTGACCCGACCAAGTCCGAAGTCTTCCTCGTCGAAGGGGATTCCGCCGGCGGCTCGGCCAAGCAGGGCCGTTCGCGCGAAAACCAGGCGATCCTGCCGTTGCGCGGCAAGATCCTGAATGTCGAGCGTGCGCGCTTCGACAAGATGCTTGGCAGCCAGGAAATCGGCACGCTGATCATCGCGCTCGGCACCGGCATCGGCAAGGACGAGTTCAACGCCGACAAGCTGCGCTACCATAAGATCATCATCATGACGGACGCCGACGTGGACGGCGCCCATATTCGCACGCTGCTGCTGACCTTCTTCTTCCGCCAGATGCCGGAGTTGATCGAGCGCGGCCACATCTACATCGCCCAGCCGCCGCTCTACAAAGTGTCGCGCGGCAAATCGATCCAGTATCTGAAGGACGAAAAGGCGCTGGAAGAATATCTGATCGGCCAGGGCCTCGATGACGCCAGCCTGCGGCTCGGCAGCGGCGAAGTCCGCTCCGGCCAGGATCTGCGCGAAGTCATTCAGGACGCGCTTCGTCTGAGGGCACTGCTCGAAAACCTGCATTCCCGTTATAACCGCGCCGTCGTCGAGCAGGCGGCGATTGCCGGCGCGCTGAATGCCGACGTGGTCAGCGATCCCGCCCGGGCCGCGACGATCGTTGCGGAAGTTGCCCGTCGTCTGGACATTATTGCCGAAGAAACCGAACGTGGCTGGATCGGCGACATGACCGACGAGGGTGGCCTGCGTCTGGAACGCACCGTGCGCGGGGTCAAGGAAGTCATCACCCTCGAC from Rhizobium tumorigenes harbors:
- a CDS encoding helix-turn-helix domain-containing protein, with the translated sequence MTPFGEAVRKLRERKGVTQKEMAAALDVTPAYLSALEHGKRGLPTFVMLQRIAGYFNIIWDEAEELFMLARGSDPRVVIDTAGMAPHYTALANRLAGQFRFLDRDAVEALEAILEKARKTG
- the gyrB gene encoding DNA topoisomerase (ATP-hydrolyzing) subunit B yields the protein MTDIPATENAANAEYGADSIKVLKGLDAVRKRPGMYIGDTDDGSGLHHMVYEVVDNAIDEALGGHADLVTVTLNADGSVTVTDNGRGIPTDIHTGEGISAAEVIMTQLHAGGKFDQNSYKVSGGLHGVGVSVVNALSVWLKLRIKRQGKIHEISFTHGVADAPLVTLGDSGGETGTEVTFQPSTETFTMIEFDFSTLEHRLRELAFLNSGVRILLTDKRHSDVKQVEMLYDGGLEAFVVYLDRAKKPLVDKPVAIRGEKDGIVVEVAMWWNDSYHENVLCFTNNIPQRDGGTHMAGFRGALTRQITSYGETSGISKREKVTLTADDCREGLTAVLSVKVPDPKFSSQTKDKLVSSEVRPVVESLVNEALGTWLEEHPTEAKILIGKVAEAAMAREAAKKARELTRRKGALDIASLPGKLADCSERDPTKSEVFLVEGDSAGGSAKQGRSRENQAILPLRGKILNVERARFDKMLGSQEIGTLIIALGTGIGKDEFNADKLRYHKIIIMTDADVDGAHIRTLLLTFFFRQMPELIERGHIYIAQPPLYKVSRGKSIQYLKDEKALEEYLIGQGLDDASLRLGSGEVRSGQDLREVIQDALRLRALLENLHSRYNRAVVEQAAIAGALNADVVSDPARAATIVAEVARRLDIIAEETERGWIGDMTDEGGLRLERTVRGVKEVITLDMALIGSSDARHIDQLGPRLKEIYDVPPKLVRRDGETEISGARALLEAVFASGRKGLSMQRYKGLGEMNAEQLWETTLDPNVRSLLQVRVNDAVDADSLFARLMGDEVEPRREFIQDNALNVANLDI